From the Streptomyces sp. NBC_01216 genome, the window ATGACCTCGGCCTCGCGGTGCAGCCAGGTGCGGGCCGCCTCGGCATAGGGCTCGAGGTACCGGAGGCGGAAAGGGGAATCGGGACCGAGAACGGTGTCGCCCCGGATGCGCGCACGGAGGGTCGCCTGGTCGGCGTGGAGGACGAAGTGCCGTACCGGAAGGGCATGCTGGGCGAGGCCCGTACTGATCTCGTGCCAGTACCGCTCGACCAGCACCGTCATGGGCATCACCAGAGTGCCGCCGGTGTAGTCGATGACGCGGCGGGCGGTCTCGACGACGAGCGGTCGCCATGGCGGCCAGTGCTGGAAGTTGTCCGTCTCGGGCAACCCCGGTGTGACGTCCATGAGTGTTTCGCCGACCTTCTCGGCGTCGAACACCCTGGAGTCCGGAATCAGTTGCCGCACGAGCGCGGCGGTCGTCGTCTTGCCCGCGCCGTGGGTGCCGTTCAGCCATACGATCACGGGGCCACGCTAGCGCCGCGCGCCGTGGGATCGGCGGGAAACGGGGCCCGGTACGGCTTCGGCAGGTCGTCCGAGTCGGGCAGTGGACCGGCCGGAGCGCCCACGGGCCGGTCACGGCAATCCGTCGCGGCAGTCCGTTGACCCCGCGTACTCGGCGGGGGCGTGGGTTGTCGCAGGTGCCCTGGACGTCGGCGAACGCCGCAGTGCGACCCCACCGCCTGGGCACGGTCGGCTGACCCGCCACGAAACGGCGGTTCCCGGGACTTCGGCCACCCCCAGGGCCCCGCTCCCCACCGGGGCGGCCACCAGGGAGCGCGGCCCCTCGCCACGCCGGCCCCGACGCAGCCGGCCGCCACCCACCGTTCGATCATGGCCGTGCACGCCCGCCTCGCTGACCCGAGGCCGCCACGGGCGATGAACCTGTTCGAGACGCGCGAGTGAAGCCGGCCGATTCCCTTGTTCGCGCCGGTGACCAGCGTAATCGTTCGTTCGCTCATGGGGACCATGCTGCTCTCGGACCCCGGCAGCGGTCCAAGACCGATCGGGTGGGCATCGATACCGTCAGGGTATCGATCCGGAGTACGGTGGCGGGATGGAGACCGGGAGCTGCGATATTTCGTCGCTGTCGCTGAGGAGCTGCACTTCGGGCGCGCCGCGCAGCGGCTCGGGATCGCGCAGCCGCCTCTGTCGCGGGCGATCCAGCGGCTCGAACGCCGGCTCGGGGCAGCACTGCTGGATCGGACCAGCCACACCGTCACGCTGACCGAGGTCGGCTCGGTGCTGTTGGCCGAGGGCCGGGTGGCCCTCGACGCGGTCGACGCCGCCGAGCGCCGGACCCGCCGCGCAGCCCGTTCGGTGACCGGCCGGCCCGGCCTGGCCCTGATCACGAAGGCCAGCGCGTCCCGCGAACTGTTGGCCGGACTGCTCGACGCGTACGCCGCGGAACCCGACGCGGTCCCCGTCGACGTCATCCTGTGCGGCCCGTCCGAGCAGCAACGACTTCTGCGCGAAGGCCGGGCCGACGTGGCGCTGTTGCACCGACCGTTCGACTCGACAGCCGGGTTCCACACCGAAGAGCTCAGCACTCAGGGCCAGGTCGTGGTCCGGCCGTCCGGGCATCCGCTCACCGTCCGGGCCCATGTGCACATGGCCGACATCACCGCCCTGCCGGGCCTGCCCCTGCCGCGCGGGCCCGACCCGGACGGTACCTACCCGCCCGGCCCCGGCCCACAAGTCCGCGACCACGCACAGTTGCTGCAGCTCGTCGCGCTCGGCCGCGCGTGCGCGGTCTCACCGGAGTCCTGTCGCGCCCAACTGCACGGTGACCTCGCCGCCGTGCCCGTGCTGGACGCGCCGGCGGTCACCACCGTCATCGCCTGGCCCCCGCGCAGCCGGTCCAGAGCCGTCGCCGACCTCGTCCGGACCGCGACACGTCTCTCAGGGCTGCCCGGTAAATGATCTCTGACTGACGGGAACGTGGGCGGTGATCAATCCGGCCGCTCGTCTATCCGGCGAGGTTGAGGTTGTGCATGCGTGCGATGCCGAGCATGGTGTGGTAAGAACCATCGCCTTTGAGGCGGCAGTCGCGGAGGATCTTCCAGGTCTTCATGCGGGCAAAGACGTGCTCCTGCCGCCCCAAGCCCTCGATTCTGCGTGAGGGGTCCGCCCTCTCCGAGATGTGAGGACTTCGGCATCGAGCGCCTGGCGCACCGATGAGTTTTCTGCGCCGCGGGGGTCCTATCGGAGTAACGCACACCACAGCAGTACGGCCCCTACGCGAACCGGAGAGATGGACATGGCAACAGCGCGAGAGCAGTCGGCCAGAGTCGAGGCCCGTGTCGCCTCCGCTGACGGCACCGAGATCGCATTCGAGCAGTCGGGCCGCGGGCCGGCCGTCGTCCTGGTTGCCTCGGCACTGGCAGACCGCTCGGACACGACCAAACTCGCGGCTCTCCTCGCCCAGCACTTCACTGTGATCAACTACGACCGGCGCGGACGGGGTGCCAGCGGTGACGCCAATGCTCACACCCCCGATCGCGAGACTGAAGACATCGCCGCGCTGGTCGAACACGTCGGCGGTTCGGCGTCGCTGTTCGGCTCGTCCTCCGGAGCCGTCCTCGCCCTGCGCGCGGCCGCTGCCGGAGTGAACGTCGACCGCCTGGCTCTGTATGAGCCGCCGTTCGTGGTCGCCGAAGGCGACGACGGGCCGCCCGAGGATCTCGCACAGCAGATCACCGTGCTGCTTGCGGAGGGCCGGCACAGTGACGCGGTCGAGTACTTCATGACCAGAGTGCAGGGCATGCCCCGCATCGCCGTGTTCTTCATGAAGCTCATGCCGAAGACGTGGGCAAACCTCACCAAGCTGGCCAGCACTCTGCCCTATGACATCGCGGTCATGGGCGATACCCAGCAAGGCAAGCCGCTCGACGCCGAGGAGTGGAAAGGGGTGGCCGTACGCACCCGTGTGTTGACCGGCGGCAAGAGCCCGGCCGCGTTCCAGCGCGCCGCCCTCGCCGTCACCGAGATCCTGCCGCAGGCCGACCACCGCACTCTGCCCGGGCTCAACCACGGTGCCGTCGTCATGGCTCCGAGGAAAATCGCCCCGCAGATCATCGAGTTCATCAAGGGATGAGCTTGTCGTTCGAGCGGTTCGGCGGCGCTTGGTACCCCTCCTGGTACTCGGAGCGGAGCGCGACCCACCTCCAACTGACCGCCGAACCCCGGACGACCACAACTTACGAGCAAGCCCTTAGCCTCAATGCCAGAGACTCTTAAGTCACTGGTATTGGCCCTAGTGCTCCAGCTGTAGATCGCGATCTTGATGGTCGGGGCTGGTCCGGGAACGGGTGCGGCCACCGGTGATCATCGGTGTGTGAAGACAGAAGATCAGACGGTGGCCGCAGGCCACAGCATAGATCCCGCCCGCTGGCAGGAAGCGTTCGAGGTCCTGATGGGCCGTATCGCGGGACGGTTCGTCCGGGTGGAACCCCGGCGCCGGGCACGGGCGTTCGTGCTCGGGCTGTTGTCGGACCTGCCGCGCAAGAACTGCTGGACGCTCGCCGAGCATGCCGGGGACGCGACCCCGTACGGTCTGCAGCACCTGCTGTCGAGGGCCAAGTGGGATGCCGACGCGGTACGCGACGACGTCCGCGGCTTCGTCGTCGAGCACCTGCGCCACGAGGACGCGGTGCTGGTCGTGGATGAGACCGGCGACCTGAAGAAGGGCACGCACACGGTGGGCGTGCAGCGCCAGTACACCGGCACCGCCGGACGCATCGAGAACAGTCAAGTCGCTGTCTACCTTGCCTACTCAACCCCGCTCGGGCACGCGGCGATCGACCGGGAGCTGTACGTCCCACGTTCCTGGGCCGAGGACCCGGCCCGCTGCCGGGCCGCCGGGATACCCGACGCCGTCGGCTTCACCACGAAACCTGCTCTCGCCGCCCGGATGATCGGC encodes:
- a CDS encoding LysR family transcriptional regulator: MTSVIVRSLMGTMLLSDPGSGPRPIGWASIPSGYRSGVRWRDGDRELRYFVAVAEELHFGRAAQRLGIAQPPLSRAIQRLERRLGAALLDRTSHTVTLTEVGSVLLAEGRVALDAVDAAERRTRRAARSVTGRPGLALITKASASRELLAGLLDAYAAEPDAVPVDVILCGPSEQQRLLREGRADVALLHRPFDSTAGFHTEELSTQGQVVVRPSGHPLTVRAHVHMADITALPGLPLPRGPDPDGTYPPGPGPQVRDHAQLLQLVALGRACAVSPESCRAQLHGDLAAVPVLDAPAVTTVIAWPPRSRSRAVADLVRTATRLSGLPGK
- a CDS encoding ATP-binding protein, yielding MIVWLNGTHGAGKTTTAALVRQLIPDSRVFDAEKVGETLMDVTPGLPETDNFQHWPPWRPLVVETARRVIDYTGGTLVMPMTVLVERYWHEISTGLAQHALPVRHFVLHADQATLRARIRGDTVLGPDSPFRLRYLEPYAEAARTWLHREAEVIDTTHLTPAQAARQVAQAVRNREVRPPRANPPL
- a CDS encoding alpha/beta fold hydrolase — encoded protein: MATAREQSARVEARVASADGTEIAFEQSGRGPAVVLVASALADRSDTTKLAALLAQHFTVINYDRRGRGASGDANAHTPDRETEDIAALVEHVGGSASLFGSSSGAVLALRAAAAGVNVDRLALYEPPFVVAEGDDGPPEDLAQQITVLLAEGRHSDAVEYFMTRVQGMPRIAVFFMKLMPKTWANLTKLASTLPYDIAVMGDTQQGKPLDAEEWKGVAVRTRVLTGGKSPAAFQRAALAVTEILPQADHRTLPGLNHGAVVMAPRKIAPQIIEFIKG